One genomic segment of Methanobacterium sp. includes these proteins:
- a CDS encoding class I SAM-dependent methyltransferase, translating to MEEKNHHDLLKEKFSQGAEEYDQQRKHVIPCLEDLYQVTSDLANLNILKPKILDLGAGTGLLTSYLHNKYPLGDFVLLDLSEEMLNIARTRFENSSNFHYVVADYLKQDLEGFFDIVVSSLSIHHLEHPDKRLLYEKVYQHLNPGGVFINADQVRGPYPANEKEYYRNWLNKIDMSALSKSEKTIILDRMELDKPASLADNFKWLEEIGFVDVDVYYKYYNFVVLYGKRV from the coding sequence TTGGAAGAAAAAAATCATCATGATTTGTTGAAAGAAAAGTTCAGTCAGGGTGCTGAAGAATATGACCAGCAACGAAAACATGTTATTCCCTGTCTGGAAGATCTTTACCAGGTCACATCTGATCTGGCCAATTTAAACATCCTCAAGCCTAAAATACTTGATCTTGGTGCTGGAACTGGACTTTTAACATCTTATCTTCATAATAAATACCCCCTGGGTGATTTCGTCCTTCTTGATTTGTCAGAAGAAATGTTAAACATTGCCAGGACTCGGTTCGAAAATTCTTCGAACTTTCATTACGTGGTTGCAGACTACTTGAAACAAGATTTAGAAGGATTTTTTGATATTGTGGTTTCTTCCCTTTCCATTCACCACCTAGAACACCCCGATAAGAGGTTACTGTATGAAAAAGTCTACCAACATCTGAATCCGGGAGGTGTTTTCATCAATGCCGATCAGGTTAGGGGACCCTACCCTGCCAATGAGAAGGAGTACTATCGGAATTGGTTAAACAAAATAGATATGAGTGCTTTATCCAAATCAGAGAAAACCATCATATTGGATCGAATGGAACTGGATAAACCAGCATCATTGGCAGATAATTTCAAATGGTTGGAAGAAATCGGTTTTGTAGATGTGGATGTTTATTATAAATACTACAATTTCGTTGTTTTATATGGAAAACGGGTTTAA
- a CDS encoding winged helix-turn-helix transcriptional regulator codes for MAKNGKNHEYICSVEVAINEIGGKWKSLVICSLKDGTLRFNEINKKIPDITQRMLTKTLRELEKDRIINRKVYPEVPPKVEYSLTSKGESVLPIFDSLCEWGKKYCQSEENWKN; via the coding sequence ATGGCAAAAAATGGCAAAAATCATGAGTATATCTGTTCAGTAGAAGTTGCCATTAATGAAATAGGTGGAAAATGGAAATCATTAGTAATATGTTCATTAAAAGATGGTACTCTTCGATTTAATGAGATAAATAAGAAAATACCAGATATAACTCAGAGAATGTTAACAAAAACCCTTAGAGAGTTGGAAAAAGACAGGATAATAAACAGGAAGGTTTACCCTGAAGTTCCTCCTAAGGTCGAATACTCACTAACTTCCAAAGGAGAATCTGTATTACCAATATTTGATTCTTTGTGCGAATGGGGGAAAAAATACTGCCAATCTGAAGAGAATTGGAAAAATTAG